In Paraburkholderia sp. PGU19, the sequence GGTAATCGCGCACGGGATGGGCGCCGTGAGGCTACCTGGATTGCCCTCGAAACGCGATTTCATAGTGGCACGAATCATCCGGAAGGACGAATTGCTGCGGCATCCGTTCATTCCGAATTTTCGACCGCCGACTCCAGAATGGTCCGGCTTCTGTTCGGTTTCATCCGAAATGGCTTTTCATGTTCGCCGAAAATCCGCAGTCGATCACAAATTCGCTTTCGCACGGAATCATGGCCGCAACTAAAAAGCGAGCCCGGACAAGGTCCGGGCCCAAAATAGGTGGTCGTTGAATACGGCCGAGACAGAAGTGACGCCGCGGCGACGCACAATTGAACAACGACCACCCGCGTGGCCAAGGCAGATTCCATTTCACAGGAAGCAAGGAGTCAACCGGTGGTCAGGCTACTCTCACGCCGCCTTTGTATCGCCAGGATTGACATTGCTAACTCGTTTCAGGCCGGTAACGGCTACACTCAAGCCGGCCCTGTCCTGCCTGTTACGGATCAGCAATTCGGCACGACATTTCGTTGCAACCTTGACTGCAATCGCAAGCCCGAGCCCACTCCCCGTCCCCGAGGTGTTCCCCGCACGGTAAAACCGGTCGCGCACACGGTCGAGCTCCACCTCTGGTATCCCCGGCCCCGTGTCGACGACCTCCACGTCGACCGTATCGACTTCGATAACCAATCGGACGTCTACCCTGCCTCCTTGCGGCGTGTACCGAATGGCGTTGTCCACCAGGTTCGTCAGCATTGATCCCAGGGATGTCTCATCGCCTGCGACGTAAAGAGAATCAGACCCAGTTTCGATTCGTACGCGCTCAAGACCCAGATCGATTTCCTTCTGTTCAGCGAGTACCGACAGATCGGCAACAACCTGAGATGCGAGTCTGGCAAGGTTTGCACGAGGCTTTCCGTTACTCGTGGCTGCGTCTTCCCGGGCAAGCGACAGCAGCTGTTGAACGAGATGTATGGCACGGTTTGTTCGTTCCTCCAGCTTCTGGAAGAGCGAGCCAGTTTCAATACTTCGATTTTCACGACGTGCGACCTGAATCTGAAGCTTCAACGCTGTCAACGGGGTTCGCAATTCGTGGGCAGCGTCCGCAACGAACACTCGTTGCGCCTGGACTGCCTTGGCCAGTCGGGACAAAAGGTCGTTTAGTGCGCTAACCAGAGGAGCTATTTCCGTCGGAATATCATCGGCCAGGTCGACGGGAGTCAACGTCTCCAGGGAGCGCGCTGCGAGAGACGTCGACAGTCGCTGTACGGGTCGCAACGCCCGCCTTACTACGAGCAATACCAGAGCGATCTCGAGTGGGACTATTCCAAGTAATGGCCAGAGCGTTCTGGACGCCACCTGCAACGCGAGCTCATCGCGTACCGAAACTGGTTGCCCCACCTGAACGAACCGCGAAGCCTGTTCGACACCAAAAACCCGGAAGTGACGCTCTGTCACCTCGATATCATGAAAACCAGGCCCTCGGCGCGGAAGTGGTGAGCCCGAATGCGAGTAGTAAGCCAGTTTGCCGCCACCATCCCATACCTGAAGTTCAACACGGTCATCCCCAATCCGGTCGATATCGTGGGGTTCCGCGTTCGCGATGCTCGCATAAGACAGAGACTGCGGCAACGACACGGCGACGGAGCGAAGCTCGTAGTCAAACAGTTCGTTCGCTTCTTCCAACGCGCTACGAAAAATCCCATACCCCGCGACGATGCTCACCACCCCCAGTCCAACAAGCAACCCGGCGAGTAGCTGTGACCGTACGGACTTCACGCATCCTCCGCAAAGCATACCGCTAATGGTTGATCGTCTTACAGTGTATGGCCCATGTCAGGCAGGACATCTGTTAGCGTCGATTTTTCCAGTATCAGGCCAGGAAGCTTAAGATGCGCTTAACTTAACGGGTGCAACAACATCCCAGACTTCGTGCCCGCCTCGCGTGACGCACCGCCGACCAGGGGCAAATGGCGCTATCTGCCGACGCGCCGTCTCGACGGCTGTTGTGTGTCATGTCGGGGCTACTTCCCGGATGACACAACAAGATCCGCGCTCATCGCATGCCTGAAATGGCCGGGTTCATTGCAAAACACAATGTAGTGTCCCTGCTTGAGGGTGAAGCGGGCGACTACTGTCGCCCGCGGATCAAGATCCTCAACGCCCTGCAATCCGTTCAGTTTCCCTTCTTCGATCTGCGCTGTCTTCGGGTCATACGGTATCGTTGAGTCGGAGCCAGACCACGGTAAGATCATGAACTCATGCTTCAGCGCATGAGACTGGTTTACGATCCTGAACTCCACCGGGCCCGCCTGAACCTCCGCGGGTTTTATCGTCAGCGACATTTTCCCGTCGTGACCGTCAGAAAGCTTGACCGTAACTGGAGCAGGCTCGCTGGCGATAGCAACTGTTGGCGCAAGGCACGAGACTAGCGCTAGAGACGCAAAAGTTCTAACAACATATTCAGAAAACATTGTTCGCCTCTCCTGA encodes:
- a CDS encoding ATP-binding protein yields the protein MSIVAGYGIFRSALEEANELFDYELRSVAVSLPQSLSYASIANAEPHDIDRIGDDRVELQVWDGGGKLAYYSHSGSPLPRRGPGFHDIEVTERHFRVFGVEQASRFVQVGQPVSVRDELALQVASRTLWPLLGIVPLEIALVLLVVRRALRPVQRLSTSLAARSLETLTPVDLADDIPTEIAPLVSALNDLLSRLAKAVQAQRVFVADAAHELRTPLTALKLQIQVARRENRSIETGSLFQKLEERTNRAIHLVQQLLSLAREDAATSNGKPRANLARLASQVVADLSVLAEQKEIDLGLERVRIETGSDSLYVAGDETSLGSMLTNLVDNAIRYTPQGGRVDVRLVIEVDTVDVEVVDTGPGIPEVELDRVRDRFYRAGNTSGTGSGLGLAIAVKVATKCRAELLIRNRQDRAGLSVAVTGLKRVSNVNPGDTKAA